A window of the Henckelia pumila isolate YLH828 chromosome 3, ASM3356847v2, whole genome shotgun sequence genome harbors these coding sequences:
- the LOC140886210 gene encoding probable beta-1,3-galactosyltransferase 2 isoform X1 produces MHMKNRGGEQVPRSVVSKKWTFFLCVGCFFAGMVFTHRILTEPESEGLGRTTASEAGKMKLVSEGCDPRLIPKDIKREPKEIFRDVTKNQHAIQSLDQTISNLEMELAAAKEAQESILSGSPVSETAAQAVSSGKRKYFMVIGINTAFSSRKRRDSVRSTWMPQGEKRSKLESEKGIVARFVIGHSATIGGILDRAIEAEEKKHGDILRLDHVEGYLELSAKTKAYFATAFALWDAEYYIKVDDDVHVNIATLGGILARHRKKPRAYIGCMKSGPVLAQRGVRYHEPEYWKFGETGNKYFRHATGQLYAISKDLASYISVNQHVLHKYANEDVSLGSWFIGLDVHHIDDRRLCCGTAPDCEWKAQSGNLCAASFDWSCSGICRSVDRISDVHRRCGEGEDAIWKAAF; encoded by the exons ATGCACATGAAGAATAGAGGGGGAGAGCAGGTTCCAAGAAGTGTCGTGTCCAAGAAATGGACGTTTTTTCTTTGTGTTGGGTGTTTCTTTGCAGGAATGGTGTTTACACATAG GATATTGACCGAGCCCGAATCAGAAGGCTTAGGAAGAACAACTGCATCAGAAGCCGGAAAAATGAAGTTGGTATCTGAAGGCTGTGACCCAAGATTAATT CCAAAGGATATCAAGAGGGAACCGAAGGAAATCTTCCGGGATGTTACAAAGAATCAGCATGCTATACA GTCGTTGGACCAGACCATTTCGAATCTGGAGATGGAGTTAGCTGCGGCGAAGGAAGCACAGGAGTCGATCTTGAGTGGCTCCCCTGTATCAGAAACTGCAGCACAGGCTGTTTCATCTGGCAAACGAAAGTATTTCATGGTTATTGGAATAAACACCGCATTTAGCAGTCGAAAAAGGAGAGACTCGGTTCGTTCTACATGGATGCCACAAG GTGAAAAAAGAAGCAAGTTGGAGTCGGAGAAAGGGATCGTTGCTCGCTTTGTCATCGGTCACAG TGCAACAATAGGGGGTATATTGGATCGAGCCATCGAAGCAGAAGAGAAGAAGCATGGAGACATATTGAGACTG GACCATGTGGAGGGTTATCTGGAGCTCTCCGCTAAGACAAAGGCTTATTTTGCAACCGCTTTTGCTTTATGGGATGCCGAGTACTACATCAAAGTTGACGACGATGTCCACGTTAATATAG CAACTCTCGGGGGAATATTAGCAAGACACCGGAAAAAACCGAGGGCATACATAGGATGTATGAAGTCTGGCCCCGTCCTTGCTCAGAG GGGCGTAAGATACCATGAACCCGAATACTGGAAATTCGGGGAGACGGGAAACAAATATTTCCGTCATGCTACAGGACAATTGTATGCCATTTCAAAAGATTTGGCTTCTTACATTTCAGTAAACCA GCATGTTTTGCACAAGTATGCTAATGAGGATGTGTCTCTGGGATCTTGGTTCATTGGACTTGACGTTCATCATATCGATGATAGAAGACTTTGTTGCGGAACCGCACCCG ATTGTGAATGGAAAGCACAGTCCGGAAACCTGTGTGCTGCCTCGTTCGATTGGAGCTGCAGTGGGATATGCAGATCAGTCGATAGAATAAGCGATGTCCACAGAAGGTGTGGAGAAGGAGAGGATGCTATTTGGAAAGCTGCCTTCTGA
- the LOC140886210 gene encoding probable beta-1,3-galactosyltransferase 3 isoform X2, which translates to MKLVSEGCDPRLIPKDIKREPKEIFRDVTKNQHAIQSLDQTISNLEMELAAAKEAQESILSGSPVSETAAQAVSSGKRKYFMVIGINTAFSSRKRRDSVRSTWMPQGEKRSKLESEKGIVARFVIGHSATIGGILDRAIEAEEKKHGDILRLDHVEGYLELSAKTKAYFATAFALWDAEYYIKVDDDVHVNIATLGGILARHRKKPRAYIGCMKSGPVLAQRGVRYHEPEYWKFGETGNKYFRHATGQLYAISKDLASYISVNQHVLHKYANEDVSLGSWFIGLDVHHIDDRRLCCGTAPDCEWKAQSGNLCAASFDWSCSGICRSVDRISDVHRRCGEGEDAIWKAAF; encoded by the exons ATGAAGTTGGTATCTGAAGGCTGTGACCCAAGATTAATT CCAAAGGATATCAAGAGGGAACCGAAGGAAATCTTCCGGGATGTTACAAAGAATCAGCATGCTATACA GTCGTTGGACCAGACCATTTCGAATCTGGAGATGGAGTTAGCTGCGGCGAAGGAAGCACAGGAGTCGATCTTGAGTGGCTCCCCTGTATCAGAAACTGCAGCACAGGCTGTTTCATCTGGCAAACGAAAGTATTTCATGGTTATTGGAATAAACACCGCATTTAGCAGTCGAAAAAGGAGAGACTCGGTTCGTTCTACATGGATGCCACAAG GTGAAAAAAGAAGCAAGTTGGAGTCGGAGAAAGGGATCGTTGCTCGCTTTGTCATCGGTCACAG TGCAACAATAGGGGGTATATTGGATCGAGCCATCGAAGCAGAAGAGAAGAAGCATGGAGACATATTGAGACTG GACCATGTGGAGGGTTATCTGGAGCTCTCCGCTAAGACAAAGGCTTATTTTGCAACCGCTTTTGCTTTATGGGATGCCGAGTACTACATCAAAGTTGACGACGATGTCCACGTTAATATAG CAACTCTCGGGGGAATATTAGCAAGACACCGGAAAAAACCGAGGGCATACATAGGATGTATGAAGTCTGGCCCCGTCCTTGCTCAGAG GGGCGTAAGATACCATGAACCCGAATACTGGAAATTCGGGGAGACGGGAAACAAATATTTCCGTCATGCTACAGGACAATTGTATGCCATTTCAAAAGATTTGGCTTCTTACATTTCAGTAAACCA GCATGTTTTGCACAAGTATGCTAATGAGGATGTGTCTCTGGGATCTTGGTTCATTGGACTTGACGTTCATCATATCGATGATAGAAGACTTTGTTGCGGAACCGCACCCG ATTGTGAATGGAAAGCACAGTCCGGAAACCTGTGTGCTGCCTCGTTCGATTGGAGCTGCAGTGGGATATGCAGATCAGTCGATAGAATAAGCGATGTCCACAGAAGGTGTGGAGAAGGAGAGGATGCTATTTGGAAAGCTGCCTTCTGA